One window from the genome of Pelodictyon luteolum DSM 273 encodes:
- the pyrE gene encoding orotate phosphoribosyltransferase: MLEIFKQTGALLEGHFKLTSGRHSNTYFQCAKVLQHPEHLTVVCGEIAGHFSHKEIDTVISPAIGGIVVGTEVGRQLGVKTIFAERKDGKMTIRRGFSLEKGERVLVVEDVITTGGSVLEVIEQVKAAGAVPVGVGSVVDRSNGNVRLIDDQYSVLSMEVVSYDPEECPLCRSGVPIEAPGSRASIGGPAA, translated from the coding sequence ATGCTAGAAATCTTCAAACAGACGGGCGCCCTGCTCGAAGGGCATTTCAAGCTGACCTCCGGCCGGCACAGCAACACCTATTTCCAGTGCGCCAAAGTGCTGCAGCACCCGGAGCACCTGACGGTTGTCTGCGGGGAGATCGCAGGGCATTTCAGCCATAAGGAGATCGATACCGTCATCTCCCCTGCCATCGGCGGCATTGTCGTCGGCACCGAAGTCGGTCGGCAGCTTGGAGTCAAGACCATCTTCGCCGAGCGCAAAGACGGCAAAATGACGATCCGCCGCGGCTTCTCCCTGGAAAAAGGTGAGCGGGTCCTCGTGGTGGAGGATGTGATCACGACCGGCGGCTCCGTGCTGGAAGTCATCGAACAGGTGAAAGCCGCGGGTGCAGTTCCCGTTGGGGTGGGCTCGGTGGTCGACCGCAGCAACGGCAATGTTCGCCTAATTGACGACCAGTACTCCGTTCTCTCTATGGAGGTGGTGAGCTACGATCCCGAAGAGTGCCCGCTCTGCCGGAGCGGCGTACCGATAGAAGCACCTGGAAGCCGTGCCAGCATAGGAGGCCCTGCCGCATGA
- a CDS encoding prephenate dehydrogenase — MNVKPPIESISFIGLGLIGMSLLRALRRSSIALETGIVFTGFDPSFSETDKEDARILGLDRFVEDREELFSADIVVLAAPVQANIAMLDEAARLAPPSTIITDVSSTKANIFHRAEELNLPFIGMHPMAGKELQGFRESAEDLFKDMPIFLCHKDDLLTSMRAEAFKDMLSSVAGDTVMIDPDRHDWIMARISHLPQLISTVLIDYCSPELRRTGAGFASLTRLAGSPWEIWRDIIGTNSKNIADALEVFATKLVELSWEVRDLENESLESRFNQANKAYKFMRLRGWRK, encoded by the coding sequence ATGAATGTTAAACCGCCCATCGAGAGCATCTCCTTCATAGGACTCGGCCTCATCGGCATGTCCCTGCTGCGGGCGCTCCGCCGCTCCTCCATTGCTTTGGAGACGGGCATCGTCTTCACCGGATTTGACCCATCTTTCAGCGAGACCGACAAAGAGGATGCCCGGATACTCGGTCTCGACCGGTTCGTTGAAGATCGCGAAGAGCTTTTCAGCGCCGACATCGTGGTGCTTGCCGCACCGGTCCAGGCCAACATCGCAATGCTCGACGAAGCGGCGCGCCTCGCTCCGCCCTCCACCATCATTACAGACGTATCAAGCACGAAAGCCAACATTTTCCACAGAGCGGAGGAACTCAATCTTCCCTTCATCGGCATGCATCCGATGGCTGGCAAGGAGCTGCAGGGTTTTCGTGAAAGCGCGGAAGACCTCTTCAAAGATATGCCGATTTTCCTCTGCCATAAAGATGATCTGCTGACTTCGATGCGTGCTGAGGCTTTTAAGGATATGCTTTCATCGGTAGCCGGTGACACTGTAATGATTGATCCCGACCGGCACGACTGGATCATGGCGCGCATCAGCCACCTCCCGCAGCTGATCTCAACCGTCCTCATTGACTACTGCTCTCCTGAACTGCGACGCACCGGTGCGGGGTTCGCCTCTCTCACCCGTCTGGCGGGAAGCCCCTGGGAGATCTGGCGCGACATCATCGGCACCAACAGCAAAAACATCGCCGACGCGCTTGAGGTGTTCGCAACGAAGCTGGTAGAGCTCTCATGGGAGGTGCGCGATCTTGAGAATGAGAGTCTGGAGTCACGCTTCAATCAAGCAAACAAGGCATACAAGTTCATGCGGTTAAGGGGATGGCGCAAATGA
- the ruvX gene encoding Holliday junction resolvase RuvX — protein sequence MKPKGRIVGIDYGTKRIGLAMTDPLQLFASPVGTFEPGGLHHELRRIMQGDTVDLAVVGSPVCDDGSGNAMTAVVDRFVEELRAAFPDLRVERVDESHSSREASRILAASGKSRKVRREKGRLDSAAACVLLTRFLEENRG from the coding sequence ATGAAACCCAAAGGACGCATCGTCGGAATCGATTACGGCACGAAGCGCATCGGCCTGGCCATGACGGACCCGCTGCAGCTGTTCGCCAGCCCTGTCGGCACGTTTGAACCCGGGGGGCTCCATCATGAACTGCGCCGGATCATGCAGGGGGACACCGTCGACCTGGCCGTGGTGGGAAGCCCCGTCTGCGATGACGGGAGCGGAAACGCCATGACCGCCGTAGTTGACCGGTTCGTCGAAGAGCTCAGGGCTGCGTTTCCGGACCTTCGGGTGGAGCGGGTCGACGAGTCGCACTCCTCCAGAGAGGCCTCAAGAATCCTTGCCGCCTCGGGCAAAAGCCGGAAAGTACGCCGGGAGAAAGGCCGGCTGGACAGCGCCGCCGCATGCGTGCTCCTTACCCGTTTTCTTGAGGAAAACAGGGGGTGA
- the plsY gene encoding glycerol-3-phosphate 1-O-acyltransferase PlsY, with protein MMTLLAILAVSYIIGSIPTSIMAGKMLKRIDIRQFGSGNAGGTNAFRVLGWKTGLSVTLIDIAKGVIAAVSVVAFFRMHPIGAYPDINEVALRLLAGMAAVIGHVFTVFAGFKGGKGVSTAAGMLIGIAPVSMLIVIGIFLLTVWLSRYVSVASILAAIAFPLIIAIRKYVFELGGGLDYYIRLFGESFSFHDSLDYHLMIFGLIVALAILYTHRANIRRLISGTENRITFGKSA; from the coding sequence ATGATGACACTACTGGCTATTCTGGCGGTGAGCTACATCATCGGCTCCATTCCCACCAGCATCATGGCGGGAAAAATGCTCAAAAGAATCGACATCCGGCAGTTCGGCAGCGGCAATGCCGGCGGCACCAACGCATTCAGGGTCCTCGGCTGGAAGACCGGACTCTCCGTCACATTAATTGACATCGCCAAGGGCGTCATCGCCGCTGTCAGCGTGGTGGCCTTCTTCAGGATGCATCCCATCGGGGCCTATCCTGACATCAACGAAGTCGCGCTCCGCCTTCTGGCTGGAATGGCAGCAGTCATCGGCCACGTGTTCACCGTATTCGCCGGATTCAAGGGGGGCAAGGGGGTCAGCACGGCTGCCGGCATGCTCATCGGCATCGCCCCTGTCAGTATGCTGATCGTCATCGGCATCTTTCTTCTTACGGTCTGGCTTTCGCGCTATGTTTCCGTCGCATCCATCCTTGCGGCCATCGCCTTTCCGCTCATCATCGCCATCCGCAAGTATGTGTTCGAACTCGGCGGAGGTCTGGATTACTACATCCGCCTGTTCGGGGAGTCCTTCTCCTTCCATGACAGCCTCGATTACCATCTGATGATCTTCGGGCTCATCGTGGCTCTTGCCATCCTCTATACCCATCGTGCGAACATCCGGCGCCTTATTTCAGGCACCGAGAACCGCATCACTTTCGGAAAGAGCGCGTAA
- a CDS encoding KdsC family phosphatase, translated as MEPSLADPSSRVAEALKATRALILPVDGVLNGGRLTFDGRGEELCSVSVRDAVAIREAVRHGLLVSVFSERAAEGYRPILEGLGVQDIRLGSASFLDAYKAFIAAHGLSDDACACIGDDVGDLAVLERVGLPVTAINGADWLRNRVGYISAFEGGSGCVREVVEMILGSQGLWPWVEPSAEED; from the coding sequence ATGGAACCATCCCTGGCCGACCCCTCGTCGCGTGTCGCCGAAGCCCTCAAGGCAACCCGTGCGCTGATCCTTCCAGTCGATGGCGTGCTGAACGGAGGCCGCCTCACCTTCGACGGCAGGGGTGAAGAGCTCTGTTCGGTTTCCGTGCGTGACGCCGTTGCGATCCGGGAGGCTGTGCGTCACGGGCTCCTCGTTTCCGTGTTTTCGGAGCGCGCAGCCGAGGGGTACCGTCCGATTCTCGAAGGGCTCGGCGTACAGGACATCCGGCTCGGAAGCGCTTCATTCCTTGATGCCTACAAGGCGTTCATTGCCGCGCACGGCCTCAGTGACGATGCATGCGCCTGCATCGGCGACGATGTCGGCGATCTGGCGGTACTCGAGCGCGTCGGATTGCCGGTTACGGCCATCAACGGCGCCGACTGGTTGCGCAACCGTGTTGGCTACATCTCTGCGTTCGAGGGCGGCAGCGGGTGCGTGCGGGAGGTTGTGGAGATGATTCTCGGGAGTCAGGGTCTGTGGCCCTGGGTGGAGCCGTCTGCCGAAGAGGACTGA
- a CDS encoding NAD(+)/NADH kinase, whose product MKFGIVINVSRERALELARKLVSWLEAQGIGYIFETLSAERIGSALSAPIEELNTQCDAFISLGGDGTLLFTSQHSVTKPVVGINVGYLGFLTEFTQEEMFDAVEKVIKGTYTIHTRTQLEASVPADGRNEQFLALNDVVIEKGTYPRIPAFVIKLDGELLSSYRADGIIIATSTGSTAYSMSAGGPIIAPKSSVFVITPICPHMLTVRPIVISDEKIIEISVEAPDGEFPLNCDGHLRRMLEPMERVTVRKSIRLINLVANENRDYCEVLRTKLLWGREHNSGL is encoded by the coding sequence ATGAAATTCGGCATCGTCATCAACGTATCCAGAGAGCGGGCCCTCGAGCTGGCACGCAAACTGGTATCGTGGCTTGAAGCGCAGGGCATCGGATACATCTTCGAAACCCTCTCGGCAGAGCGCATAGGGAGCGCGCTGTCAGCCCCGATCGAAGAGCTCAACACCCAGTGCGATGCATTCATTTCCCTCGGCGGCGACGGAACCCTCCTCTTCACCTCGCAGCACTCGGTCACCAAGCCGGTCGTCGGCATCAATGTCGGCTATCTCGGGTTCCTGACGGAGTTCACCCAGGAAGAGATGTTCGACGCGGTTGAAAAGGTGATCAAGGGCACCTACACCATCCACACGCGCACGCAGCTCGAAGCCTCGGTGCCCGCAGACGGACGGAACGAGCAGTTCCTTGCCCTGAACGATGTTGTCATCGAAAAGGGAACCTATCCGAGGATCCCCGCCTTCGTCATCAAGCTCGACGGCGAACTGCTCAGCTCCTACCGCGCTGACGGCATCATCATCGCCACGTCCACGGGTTCGACGGCCTACTCGATGTCGGCCGGAGGGCCCATCATCGCTCCGAAGTCGAGCGTGTTCGTCATCACACCCATCTGCCCGCACATGCTGACGGTTCGGCCCATCGTCATCAGCGACGAAAAGATCATCGAAATCTCGGTCGAAGCACCCGACGGCGAGTTCCCGCTCAACTGCGACGGGCACCTGCGCAGGATGCTTGAGCCGATGGAGCGCGTGACGGTCCGGAAATCCATCCGCCTCATCAATCTGGTGGCCAACGAAAACCGCGACTACTGCGAAGTGCTCCGCACCAAACTGCTCTGGGGCCGCGAACACAACTCCGGCCTGTAG
- a CDS encoding SixA phosphatase family protein, whose product MKTLYLVRHAKAGWSADAASDFERTLSERGITEAHFMARLVHERDPRPDMLVTSPAVRALTTAETFAGVFDIPPESIIQNMEIYHGGASELLDIVRSLPDDAGSVMLFGHNPVMSELANRLGDMKGEAMETCSVVRLDFQSNRWSEAGPGKGLMVWHEHPEKRHTR is encoded by the coding sequence ATGAAAACACTCTACCTTGTCAGACATGCCAAAGCAGGCTGGAGCGCCGATGCCGCCTCGGATTTCGAACGGACGCTCAGTGAACGGGGGATAACGGAGGCACATTTCATGGCGCGGCTGGTGCATGAGAGAGATCCGCGCCCCGATATGCTCGTGACGAGCCCTGCCGTAAGGGCTCTCACGACAGCAGAGACGTTTGCCGGAGTGTTCGATATTCCGCCGGAATCGATCATTCAGAACATGGAGATCTACCACGGCGGGGCATCGGAACTGCTGGACATCGTGCGTTCACTGCCCGATGATGCCGGAAGCGTGATGCTCTTCGGTCACAATCCCGTCATGTCGGAACTCGCCAACCGCCTCGGGGACATGAAAGGTGAGGCCATGGAGACATGCAGCGTGGTGCGTCTGGACTTCCAGAGCAACCGATGGAGTGAGGCAGGACCGGGAAAAGGGCTGATGGTGTGGCATGAGCATCCTGAAAAACGCCATACCCGCTGA
- a CDS encoding NAD(P)H-dependent glycerol-3-phosphate dehydrogenase, whose amino-acid sequence MHIAVLGAGSWGTTLAVLLARKGHAVKLWAHRPEFARTLQAERENTRYLKGTLFPDSLEVVGDLDGCIAEAEMIVTAVPSQALRETARAFSSLPFQGKIIVNVAKGIEVGSGMRMTEVLMDELPGLQPGRVAALYGPSHAEEVAREQPTTVVASSPSMETAEAVQEVFHTSRFRVYVNTDIVGVEVAGSVKNIIAIAAGISDGIGFGDNAKAAIITRGMAEISRLALKLGGDPMTISGLSGIGDLVVTCLSRHSRNRFVGEELGRGRSLDDIITHMNMIAEGVLSSKAVYALSSSLGVEMPITQAVYEMLFEAKPVEQAILDLMTREPKPERD is encoded by the coding sequence ATGCATATCGCCGTCCTCGGTGCCGGAAGCTGGGGCACCACGCTTGCGGTCCTGCTTGCCCGGAAGGGTCATGCGGTGAAGCTGTGGGCCCACCGTCCGGAGTTTGCCCGAACCCTTCAGGCTGAGCGCGAAAACACCCGTTATCTCAAGGGAACCCTTTTCCCTGACTCTCTTGAAGTCGTAGGCGACCTTGACGGCTGCATTGCCGAAGCTGAAATGATCGTCACCGCAGTGCCTTCCCAGGCGCTGCGAGAAACCGCCCGCGCGTTCAGCAGCCTTCCGTTTCAGGGGAAAATCATCGTCAACGTGGCCAAGGGGATCGAGGTCGGTTCGGGAATGCGGATGACGGAAGTGCTGATGGACGAGCTTCCCGGGCTGCAGCCGGGACGGGTTGCGGCGCTGTATGGGCCGAGCCATGCCGAAGAGGTTGCCCGCGAGCAGCCGACGACGGTGGTGGCCTCCTCTCCTTCCATGGAAACCGCTGAAGCGGTCCAGGAGGTGTTCCATACGAGTAGGTTCCGCGTCTATGTGAACACCGACATCGTCGGCGTTGAGGTTGCCGGATCGGTCAAGAACATCATTGCCATCGCTGCAGGCATTTCCGACGGTATCGGCTTCGGTGACAACGCCAAGGCGGCCATCATTACCCGCGGCATGGCTGAAATATCCCGCCTCGCGCTGAAACTCGGCGGGGACCCCATGACTATTTCAGGGCTTTCGGGCATCGGCGACCTTGTGGTCACATGCCTCAGCCGTCACAGCCGCAACCGCTTTGTTGGCGAGGAGCTCGGTCGCGGCCGCTCGCTTGATGACATCATCACCCATATGAATATGATCGCCGAGGGGGTACTGAGTTCCAAGGCGGTCTACGCACTCAGCAGCAGCCTCGGCGTCGAGATGCCTATCACCCAGGCGGTCTATGAGATGCTGTTCGAGGCGAAGCCTGTCGAGCAGGCCATCCTTGATCTTATGACTCGCGAGCCGAAGCCCGAGCGCGACTGA
- the kdsA gene encoding 3-deoxy-8-phosphooctulonate synthase: protein MQKFSIGSIAVPDPDVPLFIAGPCVIENRSMAVTVAEELHHISRELGVRFIFKGSYRKANRSSGSSFTGIGDEAALEVLREIGDRYDMPVLTDVHETRDVELAARYVDVLQIPAFLSRQTELLQAAGETGLTVNIKKGQFMAPQDMALAAAKVSATGNQRIMLTERGSSFGYNNLVVDFRGIVKMAESGWPVIYDATHSLQLPGAGNGVSGGEREYVVPLARAAVAAGVDGLFFEVHPEPEKALSDAATQLPLGSFRPLVKQLIDLYRCVQPLHSS from the coding sequence ATGCAAAAGTTCTCCATCGGCTCCATAGCCGTACCCGATCCCGATGTCCCGCTTTTCATCGCAGGCCCCTGCGTCATAGAAAACCGTTCAATGGCAGTGACGGTGGCAGAGGAACTGCATCATATCAGCCGTGAGCTCGGTGTCCGCTTCATTTTCAAGGGATCCTACCGCAAGGCGAACCGTTCCTCGGGTTCCTCGTTCACCGGCATCGGCGACGAGGCGGCACTCGAGGTGCTCCGCGAGATCGGCGATAGGTATGATATGCCGGTACTCACCGACGTGCATGAGACGAGGGACGTCGAGCTGGCCGCCCGGTATGTGGACGTGCTGCAGATCCCCGCGTTTCTCTCACGCCAGACCGAACTTCTCCAGGCCGCCGGTGAAACAGGCCTTACGGTCAACATCAAGAAAGGCCAGTTCATGGCCCCGCAGGATATGGCGCTTGCCGCCGCCAAGGTTTCTGCGACCGGTAACCAGCGCATCATGCTGACCGAGCGCGGGTCGAGTTTCGGGTACAACAACCTCGTCGTCGACTTCCGCGGGATCGTCAAAATGGCTGAATCCGGATGGCCGGTCATCTACGACGCCACCCACAGTCTTCAGTTGCCGGGTGCCGGCAACGGCGTATCGGGAGGGGAGCGGGAGTATGTTGTCCCGCTTGCCCGGGCCGCAGTGGCTGCCGGGGTCGACGGCCTCTTTTTCGAGGTCCACCCTGAGCCAGAAAAAGCCCTTTCCGATGCTGCCACCCAGCTTCCGCTGGGGAGCTTCCGACCGCTTGTCAAACAGCTGATCGACCTCTACCGGTGCGTGCAGCCGCTTCATTCATCCTAA
- the purM gene encoding phosphoribosylformylglycinamidine cyclo-ligase yields the protein MDYRKAGVDIGAGEEFVRLIKSNVRQTFTPRVMTDIGAFGGFFEADFKGYEKPVLVSSIDGVGTKLKIAVELGRFDTVGSCLVNHCVNDILVCGARPLFFLDYYACGKLVPADAASVVAGMVEACRQNGCALIGGETAEMPGVYHGDDFDLAGTVVGVVDHKKIVNGTAMRAGDVMIGLPSTGLHTNGYSLARKVFEGRMQERFAGFDCSVGEELLNVHRSYLKVVEPFLGSPDLHGMSHITGGGLMGNTMRIVPEGLQLDVQWDAWPELPIFDLIRREGSVPEDDMRRTFNLGIGLVMIVAGDGVERVMAGLKSQGENAYIIGQVSAA from the coding sequence ATGGATTACAGGAAAGCAGGAGTCGACATAGGCGCGGGTGAGGAATTCGTCCGTCTGATCAAGTCAAATGTCCGCCAGACGTTCACCCCGAGGGTGATGACAGACATCGGCGCGTTCGGCGGATTTTTCGAAGCCGATTTCAAAGGGTATGAAAAACCGGTGCTGGTCAGCAGCATCGATGGCGTAGGTACCAAGCTGAAAATTGCCGTCGAGCTCGGCCGCTTCGACACCGTCGGCTCGTGCCTGGTCAACCACTGCGTCAACGACATTCTCGTCTGCGGAGCGCGCCCGCTCTTTTTCCTTGACTACTACGCCTGCGGCAAGCTTGTGCCTGCCGATGCGGCATCGGTTGTCGCCGGGATGGTCGAGGCCTGCCGCCAGAACGGCTGTGCCCTGATCGGCGGAGAAACGGCTGAGATGCCGGGCGTCTACCATGGTGACGATTTCGATCTTGCCGGCACCGTCGTCGGAGTCGTGGATCATAAAAAGATCGTCAACGGAACGGCGATGCGGGCCGGTGATGTGATGATCGGCCTTCCTTCAACAGGCCTGCACACCAACGGCTACTCCCTTGCCCGCAAGGTGTTCGAGGGTCGTATGCAGGAGCGCTTTGCGGGATTTGATTGTTCAGTCGGCGAAGAGCTGCTGAACGTCCACCGCTCCTACCTCAAGGTGGTCGAACCCTTTCTCGGCTCGCCGGATCTGCACGGCATGTCGCACATCACCGGCGGAGGCCTTATGGGCAACACCATGCGGATCGTGCCCGAAGGCCTGCAGCTTGACGTGCAGTGGGATGCCTGGCCGGAACTGCCGATCTTCGATCTCATCCGCCGCGAAGGCTCTGTTCCCGAAGACGATATGCGCCGGACCTTCAACCTCGGCATCGGCCTCGTCATGATTGTTGCGGGTGATGGGGTCGAGCGGGTGATGGCGGGCTTGAAATCTCAAGGTGAAAATGCGTACATTATAGGTCAGGTGAGCGCTGCCTGA
- a CDS encoding glycoside hydrolase family 3 protein, which produces MSQRVPVFLALLLFALLLQPPPIAEAGTKPDSLSIKIGQMLMVGFRGTTIGDAPDVRRAIDRQRIGGVVLFDYDVPSRTPLRNITGPEQLQRLNGELQERSPVPLFISIDQEGGMVSRLKPARGFPRSPSARSLGLLRNPDSTLAAAEVTARTLQSMGVNMNLAPVVDLDTNPQNPVIGRIERSYSPDPDIVSSQAAIVTTTFLREGIIPVLKHFPGHGSSTSDSHLGFTDVTESWSEIELEPYRSLLLDGYQGAIMTAHVFNARLDPRYPATLSKATISGLLREKLGFRGVVLTDDMQMGAIAQNFGFEEAVRLSIEAGADILVFANNTAVYDPKIAEKASGIIRRMVDEGIISPLRIEESYRRIMTLKETVTHPAR; this is translated from the coding sequence ATGAGTCAGAGGGTCCCCGTCTTTCTTGCGCTGCTGCTCTTCGCCCTCCTCCTCCAGCCACCGCCCATCGCAGAAGCGGGAACGAAGCCGGACAGCCTATCCATTAAAATCGGCCAGATGCTGATGGTGGGCTTCAGGGGCACCACCATCGGCGATGCCCCTGACGTACGGCGCGCCATCGACCGCCAGCGCATCGGCGGCGTGGTGCTCTTCGACTATGACGTCCCGTCCCGGACCCCGCTTCGCAACATAACCGGCCCGGAACAGCTTCAGCGGCTGAACGGCGAACTGCAGGAGCGTTCCCCCGTCCCGCTCTTCATTTCGATCGACCAGGAAGGCGGCATGGTCAGCAGGCTCAAGCCGGCAAGGGGGTTCCCCCGGAGCCCGAGCGCCCGGAGCCTCGGACTGCTCAGGAACCCCGACAGCACCCTCGCTGCAGCGGAGGTGACTGCCCGGACACTGCAGTCGATGGGAGTCAACATGAACCTTGCGCCGGTGGTCGACCTTGATACCAACCCGCAGAATCCCGTCATCGGCCGTATAGAGCGGAGCTACTCGCCTGACCCCGACATCGTCTCGTCTCAGGCCGCCATCGTCACAACGACCTTTCTCCGCGAGGGGATCATCCCTGTCCTGAAACATTTTCCCGGCCACGGCAGCTCGACCTCGGACAGCCATCTGGGCTTCACCGACGTAACGGAAAGCTGGAGCGAGATTGAACTTGAACCATACCGCAGCCTCTTGCTTGATGGATATCAGGGTGCCATCATGACCGCCCACGTCTTCAACGCCCGCCTCGATCCCCGCTATCCGGCGACCCTTTCAAAGGCGACCATCAGCGGCCTACTACGAGAAAAGCTCGGGTTCCGTGGGGTGGTGCTTACCGATGACATGCAGATGGGCGCCATTGCCCAGAACTTCGGCTTTGAAGAAGCGGTCCGCCTGTCGATTGAAGCCGGTGCTGACATTCTTGTGTTTGCCAACAATACGGCCGTCTACGACCCAAAAATCGCAGAAAAGGCATCAGGCATCATCCGCAGGATGGTGGATGAGGGCATAATTTCTCCCCTTCGCATCGAGGAGTCGTACCGGAGGATCATGACACTCAAAGAGACTGTAACCCACCCTGCCAGATGA
- a CDS encoding AAA family ATPase gives MSITDTKQRLQEIEKQLADLGEEQRSIKARWDSEKELISQSRDLKSQIEELKVESEEYERRGDYGKVAEIRHGRIKEIEKEVERNREKIEQKQSAGELIMKEEIDAEDIAAIVAKWTGIPVSKMLQSERQKLLHIESELHERVIGQDEAVRAVSEAVKRSRAGMGDEKRPIGSFIFLGPTGVGKTELARTLADYLFDDEDAMIRIDMSEYMESHTVSRLVGAPPGYVGYEEGGQLTEAVRRKPFSVVLLDEIEKAHPDVFNILLQILDDGRLTDSKGHTVNFKNTIIIMTSNIGAQLIQSEMEKIDGQPADEVLEGLQEKLFSLLKQQVRPEFLNRIDEVILFKPLTREDLKKIVLIQFEGIRSTALRQHITLTITDEALDWLSEAGFDPAFGARPLKRVMQRKITNSISELILSGAVSEGDAVAISLENGELAFKTTKAA, from the coding sequence ATGAGCATCACCGACACGAAGCAGCGGCTGCAGGAGATCGAAAAGCAGCTGGCGGATCTGGGAGAAGAGCAACGGAGCATCAAGGCACGCTGGGACAGCGAAAAAGAGCTGATCAGCCAGTCCCGCGACCTCAAATCGCAGATAGAGGAACTGAAGGTCGAATCGGAAGAGTATGAACGGAGGGGCGATTACGGAAAAGTCGCTGAAATCCGCCACGGAAGGATCAAGGAAATAGAGAAAGAGGTCGAGCGGAACCGGGAGAAGATCGAGCAGAAGCAGTCGGCCGGCGAGCTCATCATGAAGGAGGAGATCGATGCCGAGGACATCGCTGCGATTGTGGCGAAATGGACCGGCATCCCTGTCAGCAAGATGCTCCAGTCGGAACGCCAGAAGCTGCTCCATATCGAGAGCGAACTGCACGAGCGGGTGATTGGTCAGGACGAGGCCGTCAGGGCGGTGAGCGAAGCCGTCAAGCGATCCCGTGCAGGCATGGGCGATGAAAAACGCCCCATCGGCTCATTCATCTTCCTCGGCCCGACCGGAGTCGGCAAGACCGAGCTGGCAAGAACACTTGCCGACTACCTTTTCGACGACGAGGACGCCATGATCCGCATCGACATGAGCGAGTACATGGAATCGCATACCGTCAGCCGCCTAGTCGGAGCGCCTCCGGGCTATGTGGGCTACGAGGAGGGTGGACAGCTGACGGAAGCCGTCCGCCGTAAGCCTTTCTCTGTGGTGCTGCTCGACGAGATCGAAAAAGCGCATCCCGATGTATTCAACATTCTGCTCCAGATACTCGACGACGGCCGACTGACCGATAGCAAGGGGCATACGGTGAACTTCAAGAACACCATCATCATCATGACCTCGAACATCGGCGCCCAGCTCATCCAGTCCGAGATGGAAAAGATCGATGGCCAGCCGGCGGATGAGGTGCTTGAAGGCCTCCAGGAAAAGCTGTTCTCGCTTCTCAAGCAGCAGGTACGCCCCGAGTTCCTCAACCGGATCGACGAGGTAATCCTCTTCAAGCCGCTGACACGCGAAGACCTGAAAAAGATCGTCCTTATCCAGTTCGAGGGCATCAGGAGCACCGCCCTGCGCCAGCACATCACCCTCACCATCACGGATGAAGCCCTCGACTGGCTCTCCGAAGCGGGCTTTGATCCTGCATTCGGCGCACGGCCGCTGAAACGGGTCATGCAGCGAAAAATCACCAACAGCATCTCCGAATTGATTCTATCGGGGGCGGTCTCGGAAGGTGATGCGGTGGCCATCAGCCTCGAAAACGGAGAACTGGCGTTCAAAACGACGAAAGCCGCATGA